One Luteibacter aegosomaticola genomic window carries:
- a CDS encoding DUF2326 domain-containing protein, with the protein MRLVSLCIERGNQLLREITFKDGLNLILDGPTGRGQQSGNNVGKTTVLRLIDFCLGADGDEIWRDSEFRGSINQEVFDLLHGTPAVVITLTIYDRIRGVHSFCRSFKVKGKKGTGVLSIDDVLQDSIATYRDEVKNILFGTKSRKPSLRQLAPKFVRSSAGLMSKTLKFLGPFGKEVDYEAVHLFLFGFFDVDVLEERSSLNIRRGTVARDLLGATRQRKEGEIEQLLLHLRRKIDDAQASIHLRGEVSEITAAANAVSKIRAKASDAGSRLAKVEAEIASVSSAIESLKHEYSGIDDVAVKSIYSEAGKYNERLHRDWEELSDFVVNLRGRKERFLQLQVHGLKETAASHLRELERLQEEEDSFVVALRKTRAFEMALEAQEDLHEMLKQVGRLEESLHAIQSLRNSLEHIDEKISLTRKFIEEGKARLTQRVSLFNKFFSSLSKDLYGEQYLLTFDESKNGSIVFSLTSVGANVGAGKKVSQTAAFDIAYIKFLHAAGINFPTFVCHDGVEAIHGNQLSELLTAANSLEGQLILAAISDKLPGISETFLKENTILQLSQDDKLFRL; encoded by the coding sequence ATGCGTCTAGTATCGCTCTGCATTGAGCGCGGGAATCAGTTGTTGCGCGAAATTACCTTCAAAGACGGCTTGAATCTCATCCTCGATGGACCTACCGGTCGGGGGCAGCAAAGTGGCAACAATGTTGGTAAGACAACGGTCCTGCGTCTTATCGATTTCTGCCTCGGGGCAGACGGCGACGAAATATGGCGCGATTCTGAGTTTAGGGGAAGTATTAATCAAGAAGTTTTCGACCTTCTGCATGGAACTCCAGCAGTCGTCATCACCTTGACGATTTACGACAGAATCCGCGGCGTTCATTCGTTCTGTCGTTCTTTCAAGGTGAAGGGGAAGAAGGGAACGGGCGTGCTAAGCATCGACGATGTTCTGCAAGATTCGATTGCCACATACCGTGACGAAGTAAAAAACATCCTGTTCGGCACAAAGTCGAGAAAGCCCAGCTTGCGCCAACTGGCACCGAAGTTCGTGAGGTCTTCGGCCGGTTTGATGAGCAAGACGTTGAAGTTCCTTGGGCCCTTCGGCAAGGAGGTCGACTATGAGGCAGTGCACCTCTTTCTCTTCGGATTCTTTGACGTTGATGTCTTGGAGGAACGGTCCTCCCTGAATATCAGGCGTGGCACTGTAGCGCGCGATCTTCTCGGGGCAACTCGCCAGCGAAAAGAGGGTGAGATCGAGCAGCTCTTGCTGCACCTGCGTCGAAAGATTGACGACGCACAGGCCTCAATCCATCTCCGCGGTGAGGTTTCCGAGATCACCGCCGCCGCCAATGCCGTTTCTAAAATCCGTGCGAAGGCTTCGGATGCTGGAAGCCGACTGGCAAAGGTTGAGGCTGAGATTGCTTCAGTGAGCTCGGCAATTGAGAGTCTGAAGCATGAGTACAGCGGTATTGACGATGTTGCCGTCAAATCGATTTACTCAGAAGCTGGGAAATACAACGAAAGGCTTCATCGCGATTGGGAAGAACTTTCCGACTTTGTGGTGAATTTGCGTGGCCGGAAGGAGCGTTTTCTTCAACTGCAGGTGCACGGGCTGAAAGAAACCGCCGCGAGCCATCTCCGAGAACTCGAGAGACTTCAGGAAGAGGAGGATAGCTTTGTGGTTGCTCTGCGCAAAACACGGGCTTTCGAGATGGCCCTCGAAGCCCAAGAAGATCTGCATGAAATGCTTAAGCAGGTGGGTCGACTGGAGGAGAGCCTTCATGCAATTCAGTCGCTTCGAAACTCGTTGGAGCACATTGATGAGAAAATCAGTTTAACCAGGAAGTTCATAGAGGAAGGAAAGGCGAGGCTGACGCAGCGCGTGTCGCTATTCAACAAATTTTTCTCATCTCTTTCGAAAGACTTATACGGCGAGCAGTACTTACTAACCTTCGATGAGTCAAAGAACGGATCGATCGTCTTTTCTCTGACATCAGTAGGTGCGAACGTCGGCGCTGGCAAGAAGGTTTCACAGACGGCTGCCTTTGATATCGCCTACATCAAATTTCTACATGCCGCCGGCATCAACTTTCCAACTTTCGTTTGTCACGATGGCGTAGAGGCTATCCATGGTAATCAGTTATCTGAACTCCTGACGGCGGCCAATTCCTTAGAGGGGCAACTAATTCTTGCCGCTATCAGCGACAAGCTACCGGGGATCAGTGAGACGTTTCTTAAGGAGAATACGATTCTCCAGCTCAGTCAGGACGACAAGCTCTTTCGGTTGTAG